The window cccaacgGCACAGCATCGCtctagtggcagttgctggggtctatcttatatttcttttttagactgtgagccctttggggacaggggcccgttttatttctatctatgtaaactgcctgaggaaccttttattgaaaagcagtcaataaatatgcactgaattcttattcgtaagtcgtgactcgccttttggagggccaggatgtagcaggcaccctcctcacacctttctcCCTGTCCTGGAATCCTGGAGACTCAtctgcccaccagacccgggccaggaacaccacggcagcccctgcctccagcgccaactccggccccgcccagcactgcaggctcccccgagagcaccggagaggaggtaagcaagcactgcccctcccgcacggccaagcccagacgggaaggagcgccccatcttccaagcaaacgtggccggccagaggtccccccgccccaggccaggaaagcccattgctcagtggtagactgggtaccttctctgcagcagctcccagcttccatccctggcaaagggcagaatcctgtccagtctctcccagggacccatgaaGGCGAATGTGCTGTTTGGAGGGCCaggcagagttgcaggccagggtgggagacagaagaggagcagggagctcCCCATCCCAAGATGAaggcagaggcacctcttccggccATAAAGGGGTCACCTTGCCTCGCGAGTAATTCAGGCTCACGGGCAGTGGGCATAGATATAGTGTATATCTATGTGAATCGCCTGCAGAAATTCTTGTTGACAAGTGGTCAATAAATATTCACTGgattcttattcgtaagtcgcacctcgccttttggagggccaggatgcagcaggcaccctccgcACGCCTCACTTCCTCTTCTTGCATCCAGGAGTCTCAGCCGAGGCCAGGTCTGccgctgcccaccagacccgggcaaggaacaccaccgcagcccctgcctccagcgccaactccggccctgcccagcactgcaggctcccccgagagcaccggagaggaggtaagcaagcactgcccctcccgcacggccgagcccagacgggaaggagcgccccatcttccaagccaaCGTGGCTGGCCAGaggtccacaatctcagaaaatgggAATTAACTGGGCTGCCAGTCGGGAGCCACGAACCATGAAAAATGATCCGACTGTTTCGGAGGAAAGGTTTTCGTGATCGTAAAACGGTTCCCCAGAATTCTGGGAATCGTGTGGGTGAGACGATAGCCCTGTCCGGCCATTAGGACACGGCTGACAAGAGGGTAAGAGAGGGacgcaaatgtgtcaaataaagaagttatatgtgtgtgtgaacatgtaaTGTGAATTATACTGAAGTGTGAAGGAGGCCTCGCAcacgctgattcgcccccagccccgggtCGCCCCAGGGGAAGCCTTGCTCACAGGTTCAGCAGTATGCTTCCGATCCGaatcatgcatttgagaggcctggacCCAGCGTTACTTtcagaatgaacacaggtacagtcattcacacaaacacatatacgcgTACTGccatctgtacacccatacaacgTATTGTCTGAAGAGGGTTTATGTGCAAGTACAAGAAATGACATCTGACTGCTTGAGCAGAATGGTGAGAGttccagctttctgttttcctcttcaaaaaaagaagtttctagacctcatggtggaggctgcagctcgAATTTGGGTGGGATTCTtctgggggggggactggggcaCTCTCGCTAGCTCTGATATtgatggcctttggcctatggggccgGGGCAGCTCtgatgggggggcactgggggggggggctgaggatctctctctctagcGCCCTCTCCAGTGAAATAAAAGGCTGAGATCAGCAGCATCATAGAAGAAGCAACAAGGATGTCGACCGAGCACCATCACGGACCAGACACAGGCTCGGGCTGGCCCACAGGCGAACAGGGCAGATTCCCGGGGTGCCCTACCcgtgcgccccaactctcacccttcacCACCGATTCTTCTCCAgatctggcgccctccccacacacattttggcgccctctcagtgccccccgtCGGGCCCTGACCAGATCTGGCACAAagactccaagggagacgagaaggaaagaggaagaaacggCGGGATGCTAACAAAAGCGGCAACTTTATTAAGATACTCAATTAGGtcacaagtcgtcacttaactttctaactaaaggaaacaaaacagggcagaatggagtaggcaaaaaagctttccatctcggccaatctgttggaaagccaaaaattcctactcggcccccaacagggcgaccagcaaagcccattctgcccctgggagggagggggagggagggaaggaagcccagggtcacaaagggaatgggagggcaaacaaaattggggggagtccaagccagcctcccaccccacccccccgctccttgcaggcacgttcacttggtctcctcttctggggcggatcgactgactcctccagccgcccagcagcagcacatgcctgcaagaagcacagagcagcgtcagtggggttgccctgctcctcctccctttccgctccggcagcccagcaagcggggatcgggcggggggggggggttgacggggggggggcaagccagagaattctgcttgacctcagctccccactgtgcagcaagGGACGGTGTCATGGCCACACCTCCCGCCCCGCTCCGAAGAGGATCTTCTGctcactcccccctgcccgctGGAGCAAGAGGGGCTCCTCGCTTGCCCAGAGCAGatggaagggagcaggggtgagtgaggaAGCGGGAGGTCGAGCCATTGTCCAGCCTGGCCCAAGCACCCTCCCTCGGCCTCCTCGGCAGACCTGGTGGCTGATGCCTCCCTTGCCCCCTCACctctggggtggagaaggaggagcccctttggtgtaacagggaggggaggggaggggatgcgcCCCAGACTTGGGGAGGCctgggaggagaggcctgccgcTGGACGCCTCATCACGTGCTACacagcagggagcgggagggagaggagggttctctggcctgccaccgggcagcaccggggcgcgactggggctgcaggggcccCCCCGAGTCTCccgggctcctctgctgctgccccggtttgggaggggggaggagggagcggaggggggagggaggcgtggctgcgggaggggagggggggaggagcacaccctcggcaggggagggggcggatgcctggatggtgcttcccctgccaggggaagccaggccgctggggaaggggagaaaggtggaaggaggagggggcgctccccggccagctggtggaaatggagggaggcggtgaccttgccctcctgctggggccacacagcctccccggacccaaggagagcccaagaatggttcccaagggccacttgggggcagggtggtcctgtagcctcctcccaccgcctgcagcagaggcaaggggaggggcttctgcaccccggaggcggggcttccttgggccaggggagtggagcctgcttccccctcactcctcagacagaactgcacttccctgctgccgtCTTGTGGACAGCTCTTTCTATCCAcggggttggaggaggtcttctggctgGTCCGGATCCACTGCGCTGCATGGTGTTTCTTCagtctcccttcagctgctgatcttccaggggagagcacggggctgttgttcctggaaagagagaaggacattggttcagagattgggggtcttctcacactctcccccatgacaccacccagcaccagggactcctggcagaatatccgtgtcctcatttcccagagggaagagagatctttcctctttcccttgggctacttgtacaactggccacaagggccgaagatggcattccaacacaagggagggctgcccagattcctgcccgccctgcctgcagccccagccccctccctaaccatcggggccccttcaagttaagccctgccttggtctgctcaccagtcggtcaggtggagagatcaccgtactctggcgggtgtctcttcttcttacagcctgcccacaagcgccgaacggcagcccgcaacccgtgccgggagtggagggaaaaagccttcttcacgatcttctccgtcttgcaggcaactctcccgacctcggggtcatggtcgccaagcaagctctccagcgctggaaggatgaaggagaaacttcagcaatggcatgaagagatcaccccacccttcgccaagccccaccatttccacaccaagagggagcaagtcctgactctttctccccttcactctgggaaaccctactgctgggcatccctgaggatgcaaccgggaccttccatttgagggtctgtggtccctaaacctaggcctctcccctcacagaaactgccccttcccacccagaaacctgcacttaccagcatggaaggtctctatgttcccttcagtgaggatgctgccctttttgtggaccaggtgacctaaaaacaagggtggaaggaaatgggaccacagttcaggaccctgcgcatggacagctcacttcccatcattcaggagaggaagtcctcccctctctgctccctctgggactgacagattgagccattcctccagggactcttatgtcaccttgggaggaaatgaAGTCAAGACTCCtagctaacgctcactgggccagtcctcctggggagggaacagctcctgcccccccacccttctggAAGTGCACTCAAGGAgagtgaacctttgcccaccaagacgacccacgaaGGGAGACCCAAAGGTCTTGTTtcccttaccgatcagcagggcagctgttctcctcactgaaggctgctcgctgcggaagaagcccaggatcttggtggcctccatctccacggcgtcctctgtgccgagctgccgaatctgggatcaagagcaaagacaaatcccaagtgagcaaagcatcgcccaaaggtccttgagccatttgagccgagggacggacagggaggggctgcccttaccagacgcttggcgatcttgtgcagcagctcctgcaggctgtaagagtcccgcgccagcagcctgccctccaggtgccagaggagggcttccgccaggaggctcagattgtcctttgcagcctgccaatgaaagaccggaatgggagtgggAAAGCCTCCCAAGgcattccaagaaacctcttagggggcttcaaggagtaggggagATTTTGGACTTTGGTGGCCTCTCGTTGGCTGAAGCACAGCCGAGGACAGCCAGATTCAAGAGGGGaagcttttccccatcccaggaaagaagggccctggatgaactctgggaagagaaagtaGAAGGGGGTGGAGAGGTCCATTCCCTGAAAGGTTTCAGAGAGGCCTGGATGGGCCAAGCCACAGCGGGACAGCTGGATGATTCACCACCCCGTGAGGCTAGCTCTGAGGtctgccactgggtggctggacttggggaagcctaaacacctttgtagaggaggcaggaaaaagtgggctctcacctgtgctacctccaggtcctcatcctccacatgcatcagcaccgcgatgagggtcgtgatgttctcttctgtaccctcatgatggtggtggcggtgctgcaggagatccagatgggtcttcatggctgcccttcggatcttagcctcctcctacaaaaaaACAGGGGTTGTCGTTggcagggaggaattcctcacctccatcaccatgaagaagagcttgcatgggtctcttgcAAGAGGTCTCAAGGGGGTGtccggtttcccttctccaagccGGTCGGAATctacaggttggccggccctcatagagccggggcggagggctggcgtgcaagtactcacgtggtggaagagagggcggcacagggcagccagggcagcatTCACGGTGGCCTGATGTTCCGATgggcagtgcctcagccgctccatgaaggccaggacccccaaagtggcttccagactggaggtcctgagccctcccaggatcccggcactaaaatcctggggtttctttgcctagggtgaaaaaaggtggatccttggagTTCTTTCAAACCCAtgctagtccaccccctgctaaacagaccaCAGGCCTCTCGGGGGGCTGATGCCGCTTGGcctccatccactgccttggggaggagatcacTCAAGCCATGCCGGAGGCACAAAGAGGGGggagaaggcggcattggagcacgtggggaatcagggctcccacggagagatgcatttctgtgccttcccttcaggatttctccttcgtcctgtggcaagggttccacaggctcaatccacccaactggagaaatctccccatcacacctggggatgcctaggagcaccagcctcaggcagggctccccaaagagaggagtttcCATGCCCAGAGATGCTCCCGGGGTCGTGGGTCtgggtcactcaccgccttcagctttccatagatttggagaagtcccctttcg of the Hemicordylus capensis ecotype Gifberg chromosome 3, rHemCap1.1.pri, whole genome shotgun sequence genome contains:
- the LOC128352333 gene encoding uncharacterized protein LOC128352333; translation: MERLRHCPSEHQATVNAALAALCRPLFHHEEAKIRRAAMKTHLDLLQHRHHHHEGTEENITTLIAVLMHVEDEDLEVAQAAKDNLSLLAEALLWHLEGRLLARDSYSLQELLHKIAKRLIRQLGTEDAVEMEATKILGFFRSEQPSVRRTAALLIGHLVHKKGSILTEGNIETFHAALESLLGDHDPEVGRVACKTEKIVKKAFSLHSRHGLRAAVRRLWAGCKKKRHPPEYGDLST